In the genome of Cheilinus undulatus linkage group 6, ASM1832078v1, whole genome shotgun sequence, one region contains:
- the tk2 gene encoding thymidine kinase 2, mitochondrial isoform X1, producing the protein MWTVGGRVAFLLKAAVISSSFRVVRCSRSKKLPAGRVNVMLTRACSVTQHARNVTGKLERNGEAKKPVICIEGNIASGKTTCLKYFSETSNIEVLTEPVSKWRNVRGHNPLALMYQDPERWGITLQTYVQLTMLDRHLSMISAPVRMIERSIFSAKYIFVENLFRSGKMPEVDYAVLSEWFDWISTNISLPVDLIVYLQTSPQTCHERLKQRCREEEKVIPMEYLESIHQLYEDWLINRTSSPLPAPVLVIPADHDLKKMLHQYEENRDKILAAGYL; encoded by the exons ATGTGGACAGTTGGTGGTCGTGTGGCCTTTCTGTTAAAGGCTGCCGTCATTTCGTCTTCTTTCCGTGTTGTCAGGTGTAGCCGAAGTAAGAAGTTACCTGCCGGGCGCGTCAACGTTATGCTGACGAGAGCATGCAGCGTCACACAGCACGCTAGAAACGTTACAG GGAAGCTGGAGCGAAATGGAGAGGCTAAGAAACCAGTG ATCTGTATTGAAGGGAACATTGCCAGTGGGAAGACTACATGTCTGAAGTACTTCAGCGAAACTAGCAATATAGAG GTCCTAACAGAACCGGTCTCTAAATGGAGGAATGTCCGTGGACACAACCCTCTG GCACTGATGTACCAGGATCCAGAGCGCTGGGGCATCACACTGCAGACCTATGTCCAACTCACCATGCTGGATAGACATCTGTCAATGATA TCTGCTCCTGTCAGAATGATAGAGAGGTCCATTTTCAGTGCCAAATACATCTTTGTGGAGAATCTCTTCAGAAG TGGGAAAATGCCAGAGGTGGACTATGCAGTCCTCAGCGAGTGGTTTGATTGGATATCGACCAACATTTCCCTCCCTGTTGATCTAATAG TTTACCTGCAGACGTCTCCTCAGACCTGCCATGAGAGGTTAAAGCAGAgatgcagagaggaggagaaagtcATTCCAATG GAGTATCTGGAGTCCATCCACCAGCTGTATGAGGACTGGCTCATCAATCGCACCTCCTCCCCTCTGCCTGCTCCTGTTTTG GTTATTCCAGCGGACCACGACCTCAAAAAGATGCTTCACCAGTACGAAGAAAACCGGGACAAAATACTAGCTGCTGGCTACCTCTGA
- the tk2 gene encoding thymidine kinase 2, mitochondrial isoform X2: MLSSFQGKLERNGEAKKPVICIEGNIASGKTTCLKYFSETSNIEVLTEPVSKWRNVRGHNPLALMYQDPERWGITLQTYVQLTMLDRHLSMISAPVRMIERSIFSAKYIFVENLFRSGKMPEVDYAVLSEWFDWISTNISLPVDLIVYLQTSPQTCHERLKQRCREEEKVIPMEYLESIHQLYEDWLINRTSSPLPAPVLVIPADHDLKKMLHQYEENRDKILAAGYL; this comes from the exons ATGTTGTCTTCCTTCCAAGGGAAGCTGGAGCGAAATGGAGAGGCTAAGAAACCAGTG ATCTGTATTGAAGGGAACATTGCCAGTGGGAAGACTACATGTCTGAAGTACTTCAGCGAAACTAGCAATATAGAG GTCCTAACAGAACCGGTCTCTAAATGGAGGAATGTCCGTGGACACAACCCTCTG GCACTGATGTACCAGGATCCAGAGCGCTGGGGCATCACACTGCAGACCTATGTCCAACTCACCATGCTGGATAGACATCTGTCAATGATA TCTGCTCCTGTCAGAATGATAGAGAGGTCCATTTTCAGTGCCAAATACATCTTTGTGGAGAATCTCTTCAGAAG TGGGAAAATGCCAGAGGTGGACTATGCAGTCCTCAGCGAGTGGTTTGATTGGATATCGACCAACATTTCCCTCCCTGTTGATCTAATAG TTTACCTGCAGACGTCTCCTCAGACCTGCCATGAGAGGTTAAAGCAGAgatgcagagaggaggagaaagtcATTCCAATG GAGTATCTGGAGTCCATCCACCAGCTGTATGAGGACTGGCTCATCAATCGCACCTCCTCCCCTCTGCCTGCTCCTGTTTTG GTTATTCCAGCGGACCACGACCTCAAAAAGATGCTTCACCAGTACGAAGAAAACCGGGACAAAATACTAGCTGCTGGCTACCTCTGA
- the LOC121511172 gene encoding uncharacterized protein LOC121511172 isoform X2, translating into MKDGVRLGENTDISRQEVFEHYANIFLPHCSEVGPCRDERLLEKAAQFLQREPDLSETFTVFPFNQSLSEGCGGLAEDCRKFLCSFIKATELLETLCVNLVLQPWKKEIKTLKTFTGPFVYRLRPVFSSSNIQSVLASIGYLPHTAPLLSEYRLSEDANPDRAMLVGFELLLARVECNRLLELHDREQMGQQAPLHLDSRLAVKPQPKPRHYRIKNEDQSIMEMQMNYPDLVFRGRPLLADKPHRANSRSSVKAAHTSNITTDESKAADLPRRDSVKSPRAAAQTESYDEWRVDDVFVHDVKHSGYTGRNRGQTADSGVSVSRLSNSDGGKADNEHLHGSTAEQSLNPGESAAEAPTWTQQAAADPPSLSSKNRDEDVREHEGSNQFSSRARQKKPRGLSGRKVRVEGNVVETGPISHVAAGCSSSSEPDPDAMTAQKKSSMCTPSLLTISAADLQSNQGGNKEQRREDAERTEASRGEGELLDQSYVVL; encoded by the exons ATGAAGGACGGTGTCAGACTAGgagaaaacactgacatttcTCGCCAGGAGGTTTTTGAGCATTATGCTAATATTTTTCTCCCACATTGTTCAGAAGTGGGACCGTGCCGTGATGAGAGGCTGCTGGAGAAGGCGGCTCAGTTCCTCCAGAGAGAACCAGACCTCAGTGAAACTTTCACAGTCTTCCCGTTCAACCAGTCTCTGAGTGAGGGCTGTGGAGGCCTGGCTGAAGACTGCAGGAAATTTCTCTGTAGTTTTATAAAAGCCACTGAGCTGCTGGAAACCCTCTGTGTTAATCTGGTGCTGCAGCCCTGGAAGAAGGAAATCAAGACTCTGAAG ACTTTCACAGGTCCTTTTGTTTACCGTCTCCGACCAGTTTTCAGCAGTTCTAACATCCAGTCAGTCCTCGCCTCTATCGGATACCTCCCTCATACTGCCCCTCTACTAAG TGAGTACAGACTCAGTGAAGATGCTAACCCAGACAGAGCCATGCTGGTAGGCTTTGAGCTGCTGCTGGCTCGGGTGGAATGTAATCGTCTGCTGGAGCTCCATGACAGGGAGCAGATGGGGCAACAG GCTCCTCTGCATTTGGACAGCAGACTTGCAGTGAAACCTCAGCCCAAGCCTCGTCACTACCGCATCAAAAATGAGGACCAGTCCATCATGGAGATGCAGATGAACTACCCTGACTTGGTCTTTAGGGGGCGCCCTCTGCTTGCAGACAAACCTCACAGAGCAAATAGCAGGAGTAGTGTTAAAGCTGCCCACACTAGTAATATCACCACTGATGAGAGTAAAGCTGCTGATCTCCCCAGAAGAGACTCTGTGAAAAGCCCCAGAGCTGCTGCTCAGACTGAAAGCTATGATGAGTGGCGAGTTGATGATGTGTTTGTTCACGATGTCAAACACAGCGGTTACACTGGCAGGAACCGTGGTCAGACTGCTGACTCTGGGGTCAGTGTTAGCCGCCTTTCTAACAGTGATGGTGGCAAAGCTGACAATGAGCATCTCCACGGATCCACAGCAGAGCAGAGTTTGAACCCTGGAGAGTCTGCAGCAGAGGCTCCTACCTGGACACAGCAGGCTGCAGCAG ACCCACCCTCCCTGAGCTCAAAGAACAGGGATGAGGATGTTAGAGAGCATGAAGGATCAAACCAGTTCAGTTCAAGAGCAAGACAGAAAAAACCTAGGGGGCTTAGTGGGAGAAAAGTACGTGTGGAGGGAAATGTGGTGGAGACTGGTCCAATTAGTCATGTTGCTGCAGGATGCTCAAGTTCCTCCGAGCCTGACCCTGATGCGATGACGGCACAGAAGAAGTCCTCCATGTGTACCCCCTCCCTGTTGACCATCAGTGCTGCAGACTTACAGAGCAATCAAGGAGGAAACAAAGAGCAACGGAGAGAAGACGCAGAGAGAACAGAGGCaagcagaggagagggagagctgCTGGATCAGAGTTATGTGGTCTTGTAG
- the LOC121511172 gene encoding uncharacterized protein LOC121511172 isoform X1, whose protein sequence is MKDGVRLGENTDISRQEVFEHYANIFLPHCSEVGPCRDERLLEKAAQFLQREPDLSETFTVFPFNQSLSEGCGGLAEDCRKFLCSFIKATELLETLCVNLVLQPWKKEIKTLKTFTGPFVYRLRPVFSSSNIQSVLASIGYLPHTAPLLSEYRLSEDANPDRAMLVGFELLLARVECNRLLELHDREQMGQQEWLEVLQRRLGPSKLEESTDKDKTVRVKEEEDGKEAPLHLDSRLAVKPQPKPRHYRIKNEDQSIMEMQMNYPDLVFRGRPLLADKPHRANSRSSVKAAHTSNITTDESKAADLPRRDSVKSPRAAAQTESYDEWRVDDVFVHDVKHSGYTGRNRGQTADSGVSVSRLSNSDGGKADNEHLHGSTAEQSLNPGESAAEAPTWTQQAAADPPSLSSKNRDEDVREHEGSNQFSSRARQKKPRGLSGRKVRVEGNVVETGPISHVAAGCSSSSEPDPDAMTAQKKSSMCTPSLLTISAADLQSNQGGNKEQRREDAERTEASRGEGELLDQSYVVL, encoded by the exons ATGAAGGACGGTGTCAGACTAGgagaaaacactgacatttcTCGCCAGGAGGTTTTTGAGCATTATGCTAATATTTTTCTCCCACATTGTTCAGAAGTGGGACCGTGCCGTGATGAGAGGCTGCTGGAGAAGGCGGCTCAGTTCCTCCAGAGAGAACCAGACCTCAGTGAAACTTTCACAGTCTTCCCGTTCAACCAGTCTCTGAGTGAGGGCTGTGGAGGCCTGGCTGAAGACTGCAGGAAATTTCTCTGTAGTTTTATAAAAGCCACTGAGCTGCTGGAAACCCTCTGTGTTAATCTGGTGCTGCAGCCCTGGAAGAAGGAAATCAAGACTCTGAAG ACTTTCACAGGTCCTTTTGTTTACCGTCTCCGACCAGTTTTCAGCAGTTCTAACATCCAGTCAGTCCTCGCCTCTATCGGATACCTCCCTCATACTGCCCCTCTACTAAG TGAGTACAGACTCAGTGAAGATGCTAACCCAGACAGAGCCATGCTGGTAGGCTTTGAGCTGCTGCTGGCTCGGGTGGAATGTAATCGTCTGCTGGAGCTCCATGACAGGGAGCAGATGGGGCAACAG GAGTGGCTGGAGGTCCTTCAGAGGAGACTGGGGCCTTCAAAACTGGAGGAAAGTACAGACAAGGACAAGACAGTGAGGGtaaaggaagaggaagatggAAAAGAG GCTCCTCTGCATTTGGACAGCAGACTTGCAGTGAAACCTCAGCCCAAGCCTCGTCACTACCGCATCAAAAATGAGGACCAGTCCATCATGGAGATGCAGATGAACTACCCTGACTTGGTCTTTAGGGGGCGCCCTCTGCTTGCAGACAAACCTCACAGAGCAAATAGCAGGAGTAGTGTTAAAGCTGCCCACACTAGTAATATCACCACTGATGAGAGTAAAGCTGCTGATCTCCCCAGAAGAGACTCTGTGAAAAGCCCCAGAGCTGCTGCTCAGACTGAAAGCTATGATGAGTGGCGAGTTGATGATGTGTTTGTTCACGATGTCAAACACAGCGGTTACACTGGCAGGAACCGTGGTCAGACTGCTGACTCTGGGGTCAGTGTTAGCCGCCTTTCTAACAGTGATGGTGGCAAAGCTGACAATGAGCATCTCCACGGATCCACAGCAGAGCAGAGTTTGAACCCTGGAGAGTCTGCAGCAGAGGCTCCTACCTGGACACAGCAGGCTGCAGCAG ACCCACCCTCCCTGAGCTCAAAGAACAGGGATGAGGATGTTAGAGAGCATGAAGGATCAAACCAGTTCAGTTCAAGAGCAAGACAGAAAAAACCTAGGGGGCTTAGTGGGAGAAAAGTACGTGTGGAGGGAAATGTGGTGGAGACTGGTCCAATTAGTCATGTTGCTGCAGGATGCTCAAGTTCCTCCGAGCCTGACCCTGATGCGATGACGGCACAGAAGAAGTCCTCCATGTGTACCCCCTCCCTGTTGACCATCAGTGCTGCAGACTTACAGAGCAATCAAGGAGGAAACAAAGAGCAACGGAGAGAAGACGCAGAGAGAACAGAGGCaagcagaggagagggagagctgCTGGATCAGAGTTATGTGGTCTTGTAG